One genomic segment of Paenibacillus sp. FSL H8-0332 includes these proteins:
- a CDS encoding glycoside hydrolase family 88 protein gives MIGSLPQTPIEWAQKACDSLMDTYEAGELPPAHRWHYHQGVFLCGMELLWKTLREDRYIDYIKQYVDDLVDEQGNFDFARDELDAVQAGLLLFTLYERTGKRKYREAAVKLRHLLLTLNRTSEGGYWHKDKYPNQMWLDGLYMAGVFSLKYANTYRDDALRAEVLHQERLMRKYMKDGATGLLYHAWDESRRMPWANPATGCSPEFWSRSLGWYGLAVSQFMDELPETDPGRAELAAELSGLVQALIRYQDPQSGLWYQVVDKGHEPDNWLETSGSCLFVYTIARAVKLGILPAEVADEAAEAARKGYEGLIQVLQRDEQGRLLLPDICIGTSAGDYRNYVTRPKVSNDLHGVGALVMACVEMQDLYRAQEADRV, from the coding sequence ATGATAGGCAGTCTGCCGCAAACACCGATCGAATGGGCGCAAAAGGCCTGTGATTCACTGATGGATACGTATGAGGCGGGAGAGCTCCCGCCTGCGCACCGCTGGCATTATCATCAGGGCGTGTTCCTGTGCGGGATGGAGCTGCTGTGGAAGACACTCCGGGAGGACCGCTATATCGATTATATTAAGCAGTATGTGGATGATCTGGTGGATGAGCAGGGGAATTTCGACTTTGCCCGCGATGAGCTGGATGCTGTACAGGCGGGGCTGCTGCTCTTCACGCTGTATGAACGGACCGGCAAGCGGAAATACCGGGAGGCGGCAGTCAAGCTGCGCCATCTGCTGCTGACGCTGAACCGGACCTCCGAGGGCGGGTACTGGCATAAGGACAAATATCCGAACCAAATGTGGCTGGACGGATTGTACATGGCCGGGGTGTTCTCGCTGAAGTACGCGAATACTTATAGAGACGATGCCTTGCGGGCCGAAGTCCTGCACCAGGAGCGCCTGATGCGCAAATACATGAAGGACGGGGCGACCGGCCTGCTCTACCATGCCTGGGATGAGAGCCGCCGTATGCCATGGGCGAATCCCGCCACTGGCTGCTCGCCGGAATTCTGGAGCCGCTCGCTTGGCTGGTACGGACTTGCCGTCTCGCAGTTCATGGATGAACTGCCGGAGACTGATCCGGGCCGGGCCGAGCTTGCAGCCGAACTCAGTGGATTGGTGCAGGCGCTGATCCGCTATCAGGACCCGCAGAGCGGCCTGTGGTATCAGGTCGTGGATAAGGGACATGAGCCGGACAACTGGCTGGAGACCTCCGGCTCCTGTTTGTTCGTCTACACCATTGCCCGGGCGGTGAAGCTGGGTATCCTTCCGGCTGAAGTTGCGGATGAAGCGGCGGAAGCAGCGCGTAAAGGCTACGAAGGCTTAATTCAGGTGCTCCAGAGGGATGAGCAGGGCCGGCTGCTGCTGCCGGATATCTGCATCGGGACCTCGGCGGGAGATTACCGTAACTATGTAACCCGTCCGAAGGTCAGCAATGATCTGCATGGTGTGGGCGCGCTGGTGATGGCTTGTGTGGAGATGCAGGATTTGTATCGAGCACAGGAGGCGGACCGTGTATAA
- a CDS encoding carbohydrate ABC transporter permease, whose translation MVEDRTFSGRLFAAVNFILLALIALVTVLPFIHVVAGSFTTSAELAANKFVLIPKVWSLEAYKFIFSTNTIFRALGVSIGVTLIGTLFSMFITALMAYGLSRRDLDGRRVFNFLVVFTMLFHGGMIPTFLVVKELGLIDSYAALILPSAISAFNMIILKNFFQNIPEGLEESAKIDGCNDFGILFKIVLPLSLPAIATISLFYAVTYWNTYMSAILYLDNSAKWPIQVLLRQIVVLASGMDHSATLDGTVPPPDQTIKMAVIVVATLPILMVYPFLQKHFAKGAMLGSMKG comes from the coding sequence ATGGTAGAAGACCGCACGTTCAGCGGCAGACTATTCGCTGCCGTCAACTTTATACTGCTCGCCCTTATCGCGCTGGTAACGGTGCTGCCGTTCATCCACGTTGTAGCAGGCTCCTTCACAACCAGTGCTGAGCTGGCTGCCAACAAGTTTGTGCTGATTCCGAAGGTGTGGAGCTTAGAGGCGTACAAATTTATTTTCTCCACGAATACAATTTTCAGAGCCTTGGGGGTATCGATTGGAGTCACGCTTATAGGCACGCTGTTCAGTATGTTCATCACGGCGCTGATGGCCTACGGTCTCTCCCGCAGGGATCTGGACGGCCGCCGGGTGTTCAACTTCCTGGTGGTGTTCACGATGCTGTTCCACGGGGGAATGATTCCTACGTTCCTCGTGGTGAAGGAGCTGGGGCTGATCGACTCGTATGCAGCACTGATTCTTCCTTCCGCGATCAGTGCGTTCAATATGATTATACTCAAGAACTTTTTTCAGAACATTCCTGAGGGGCTGGAGGAATCGGCCAAGATTGACGGCTGCAATGACTTCGGGATTCTGTTCAAAATCGTGCTGCCCCTGTCGCTGCCGGCGATTGCCACGATCTCTCTGTTCTACGCCGTGACGTACTGGAACACTTATATGAGCGCCATTCTCTATCTGGATAATAGCGCCAAATGGCCGATTCAGGTCCTGCTGCGGCAGATTGTCGTGCTGGCCAGCGGGATGGATCATAGCGCGACACTGGACGGTACGGTTCCGCCGCCGGATCAGACGATCAAAATGGCGGTTATCGTGGTCGCTACGCTGCCGATTCTGATGGTGTACCCGTTCCTGCAGAAGCATTTTGCCAAGGGTGCAATGCTGGGCTCGATGAAGGGCTGA
- a CDS encoding sugar ABC transporter permease: MQEVTAPPRVVPEPQPKKYKSSSELKKRLWRNKLLYVMLIPGVLYFIIFKYLPMYGLIISFQDYKPYQGITGSEWVGMKHFSRLFTEPDFLNILANTLILFGMNILIYFPIPIILALMLNELRGTFFKRFFQTLVYLPHFMSWVIVVSISFVMVTMDGGIINELLAYFGFSKINFLLSPGWFRPMYILQVIWREAGWGTIIYLASIAAIDPGLYEASRMDGAGRLRQVWHITLPAIRGVIITLFILKIGSVLDLGFEHVYLLLNSMNREVAEIIDTYVYTAGLRQGQFSYSTAIGFFKSIVGLIMVMTVNKVSKKIGEEGVY; the protein is encoded by the coding sequence ATGCAGGAAGTAACCGCCCCGCCCCGCGTAGTTCCCGAACCGCAGCCGAAGAAATACAAGAGCAGCAGTGAACTGAAGAAGCGGCTGTGGCGCAACAAATTACTCTATGTCATGCTGATCCCCGGCGTGCTGTATTTCATTATTTTCAAATATTTGCCGATGTACGGACTGATTATTTCCTTCCAGGATTACAAGCCTTACCAAGGGATTACCGGTAGCGAATGGGTGGGCATGAAGCATTTCAGCCGGCTGTTCACCGAGCCTGATTTCTTGAACATTTTGGCGAATACGCTGATTCTGTTCGGGATGAATATTCTGATTTATTTTCCGATTCCGATTATTCTGGCACTGATGCTTAATGAACTCAGAGGCACCTTCTTCAAAAGATTCTTCCAGACCCTGGTGTATCTGCCACACTTCATGTCTTGGGTTATCGTCGTCTCGATCTCCTTCGTCATGGTGACGATGGACGGGGGGATTATCAACGAGCTGCTGGCTTACTTCGGATTCTCCAAGATCAATTTCCTGCTGAGTCCGGGCTGGTTCCGGCCGATGTATATCCTTCAGGTCATCTGGCGGGAAGCAGGCTGGGGCACGATTATCTATCTGGCTTCCATTGCGGCTATTGATCCGGGGCTCTATGAAGCTTCGCGTATGGACGGAGCCGGACGGCTCAGACAGGTCTGGCATATTACGCTTCCGGCCATCCGGGGAGTGATTATTACCCTGTTTATTCTGAAAATCGGTTCCGTTCTCGACCTGGGCTTCGAGCATGTCTACCTGCTGCTCAACTCCATGAACCGCGAGGTTGCGGAAATTATCGATACGTATGTCTACACCGCCGGTCTGCGGCAAGGGCAGTTCAGCTACAGTACAGCCATCGGCTTCTTCAAGTCGATTGTGGGCCTGATCATGGTCATGACCGTCAACAAGGTGTCCAAGAAAATAGGAGAAGAAGGCGTATATTAA